The following are from one region of the Geoalkalibacter subterraneus genome:
- a CDS encoding type IV pilus modification PilV family protein: MNKKSFFSITGSPAGFTLLELLIAVTIFAVGLLTVAGMQVTAMQAGTTAQTQTVATALAQGVFEELMSRDPGDALFNDVADEEEYAIDQDILDQLKGGDNYQAIYSITPDTPASGLARVDVRVTGNNRTVRLSGFKRTL, encoded by the coding sequence GTGAATAAAAAATCCTTCTTTTCGATAACAGGCAGCCCTGCAGGGTTCACTCTGCTTGAACTCCTGATTGCCGTCACCATCTTTGCCGTCGGTCTGCTGACGGTGGCCGGCATGCAGGTCACGGCGATGCAGGCGGGGACCACGGCACAGACCCAGACGGTTGCCACCGCTCTGGCCCAGGGGGTGTTTGAGGAGTTGATGTCTCGTGATCCGGGCGATGCACTGTTTAATGACGTTGCCGACGAAGAAGAGTATGCCATCGATCAGGATATTCTTGATCAATTGAAAGGGGGAGATAATTATCAGGCGATTTACAGTATCACCCCCGACACCCCCGCCAGCGGACTGGCGCGCGTCGACGTGCGTGTCACCGGCAACAATCGCACCGTGCGGCTCTCAGGGTTCAAGAGAACGCTATGA
- a CDS encoding PilW family protein, which translates to MIADVLRNERGFSLPELIVAATVMLVVMSASMTLYIGSHRTSKVETDFGDVQANLRLALDQLSKDVRMAGFLTVEPPIIDISPTEFTISTTSPSRRYARITGPDPSIGVQKTFVIYSSSMAERFSTGDTVRIIRPPNQEQPGEGNVADPSDLVFTVQSVDAQTDPDNPEITLAGFNGGIDYSYAAGDMIVRVVAGAPLVNEVRYRYLSAPDNALQRIVNSGPPQTLARGLKDVVFDYTLNDEDLVVAVNMRIEGIAGPDPDTNPEAAKKIRPRQKTFRTSVAVRNI; encoded by the coding sequence ATGATCGCTGATGTTTTACGAAATGAACGCGGTTTCAGCCTCCCGGAATTGATCGTTGCTGCAACCGTCATGCTGGTGGTGATGAGTGCTTCCATGACCCTCTATATCGGCAGTCATCGCACTTCAAAGGTTGAAACCGATTTCGGCGATGTTCAGGCCAATTTGCGGCTGGCGCTGGATCAATTGAGTAAAGATGTGCGTATGGCAGGTTTTCTAACCGTGGAACCGCCGATTATCGATATTTCGCCCACGGAGTTCACTATCAGCACAACATCACCTTCACGTCGCTATGCGCGCATCACAGGTCCTGATCCCTCCATAGGAGTACAGAAGACCTTTGTTATCTACTCTTCTTCAATGGCGGAAAGATTCAGCACGGGTGATACCGTTCGTATTATCCGGCCGCCGAACCAGGAGCAACCGGGCGAAGGGAATGTTGCCGACCCATCCGATCTGGTATTTACCGTGCAGTCGGTAGACGCGCAAACCGACCCTGACAATCCCGAAATAACCCTAGCAGGGTTCAATGGGGGGATTGATTATTCCTATGCGGCCGGCGACATGATTGTGCGTGTGGTGGCTGGGGCGCCGTTGGTGAACGAGGTCCGTTATCGGTACCTCTCTGCCCCGGACAACGCTTTGCAGCGCATTGTCAATAGCGGGCCTCCCCAGACGCTTGCCCGTGGGTTGAAGGATGTTGTGTTTGACTACACGCTCAACGATGAAGATTTGGTCGTTGCGGTCAATATGAGGATCGAGGGTATTGCGGGGCCTGACCCCGATACCAACCCAGAGGCTGCCAAAAAGATTAGACCTCGGCAAAAAACTTTCCGCACCAGTGTGGCGGTGCGGAATATCTGA
- a CDS encoding type IV pilus modification PilV family protein, which yields MNQNGFTLVEMLVAVTILAVGLLALAGLQVTTIQSNSQAADLVEATSLAQAAMERFQSIDGDRPWLRAEDLENVALDDLNDSSLDDLIQILSDSGYQLTLDLTVDADGVDHVSRIDMRVVSDQFRQRVGGRHAPRAVNVTVLKRYF from the coding sequence ATGAACCAGAACGGTTTTACCCTTGTCGAGATGTTGGTGGCGGTGACCATCCTGGCCGTCGGTCTTCTGGCATTGGCGGGGTTGCAGGTCACGACCATCCAGAGCAACAGCCAGGCTGCCGACCTAGTTGAAGCGACCAGCCTTGCCCAGGCTGCTATGGAGCGGTTCCAATCCATTGACGGAGATCGGCCGTGGCTGAGAGCGGAGGACCTGGAAAATGTTGCACTGGATGATCTGAATGATTCTTCCCTGGATGATCTGATCCAGATACTCTCCGACAGCGGCTACCAACTCACACTGGACCTTACAGTTGATGCAGATGGTGTCGATCATGTGTCGCGTATTGACATGCGTGTGGTGTCTGATCAGTTCAGACAGAGGGTCGGCGGCCGGCATGCACCGCGAGCCGTCAATGTCACGGTTCTGAAACGCTACTTCTGA
- a CDS encoding sigma-54-dependent transcriptional regulator, with protein sequence MTEPLHILVIDDDASMRHMLRLMLERADYHVSEAVDGRAGLQHLKDESTDLVLCDVRMPELGGMDFLQAQAEIPHDATIIMMTAYGSLDLAMECLKLGAYDYLSKPFKPDEVVLTLKKAQERLGLKRENRRLHEALEARDQSSELVFRSEVMAQVMRLVAQVAPASSPVLISGETGTGKELVARALHRRSSRADGPFLSLNCGAIPAGLIESELFGHVRGAFTGAARDHQGMFPAAHGGTLFLDEIAELPMELQPKLLRVLQEKEIRRVGETRSRAVDVRILAATAVDLKQAVEQGRFREDLYYRLNVIDIHLPPLRERREDIAPLVSHFLAHYARKEKRPAPQMDQEALERLEGYDWPGNVRELGNFIERTLIFCRSPRIGLKDLPWEVRRRNRDQLDDLSLKKAIVRMEREFIQRALARTDGNRTHAAELLEISLRALLYKIKEYNLQG encoded by the coding sequence ATGACTGAACCGCTGCACATCCTTGTCATCGACGACGATGCCTCCATGCGTCACATGCTGCGTTTGATGCTTGAGCGCGCGGACTACCACGTGAGCGAGGCCGTGGATGGACGTGCCGGCCTGCAGCACCTGAAAGATGAATCCACCGACCTTGTCCTGTGCGATGTGCGCATGCCGGAGCTGGGGGGGATGGATTTTCTGCAGGCGCAGGCCGAGATTCCCCATGACGCCACCATCATCATGATGACAGCTTATGGAAGCCTTGATCTGGCGATGGAGTGTCTCAAGCTTGGGGCCTACGATTATCTCTCCAAGCCCTTCAAGCCGGACGAGGTGGTGCTGACGCTGAAAAAAGCACAAGAGCGCCTCGGCCTCAAGCGAGAGAACAGGCGCCTGCACGAGGCTCTGGAAGCCCGGGATCAATCCTCTGAGCTTGTTTTCCGCAGTGAGGTCATGGCCCAGGTCATGCGTTTGGTGGCACAGGTCGCCCCGGCCTCTTCTCCGGTTCTGATCAGCGGCGAAACCGGCACCGGTAAGGAACTGGTGGCGCGCGCCCTGCATCGAAGAAGTTCAAGAGCGGACGGACCTTTTCTGTCCCTCAACTGTGGAGCGATTCCTGCGGGTTTGATCGAAAGCGAGCTGTTCGGGCACGTTCGTGGCGCCTTTACCGGTGCGGCACGTGATCACCAGGGGATGTTTCCCGCCGCTCACGGCGGGACCCTTTTTCTCGACGAAATCGCAGAGCTGCCCATGGAATTGCAGCCCAAGCTGCTGCGGGTTCTGCAGGAGAAAGAAATCCGCCGGGTCGGAGAAACCCGCAGCCGCGCCGTCGACGTGCGCATCCTGGCCGCGACCGCCGTCGACCTCAAACAGGCGGTGGAGCAGGGGCGGTTTCGGGAAGATCTTTACTACCGGCTCAACGTCATCGATATTCACCTGCCGCCTCTTCGTGAGCGACGAGAGGACATTGCCCCGCTGGTTTCCCATTTCCTGGCGCACTATGCCCGCAAGGAGAAGCGCCCGGCTCCGCAGATGGATCAGGAAGCCCTTGAACGGCTTGAAGGCTACGATTGGCCTGGCAATGTGCGTGAGCTGGGCAATTTTATCGAGCGCACGCTGATTTTCTGCCGCAGCCCTCGCATCGGATTGAAAGACCTGCCCTGGGAAGTCCGTCGCCGCAACCGAGATCAGCTGGACGATTTGTCTTTAAAGAAAGCCATTGTTCGCATGGAGCGTGAATTCATTCAGCGTGCCCTCGCCCGCACCGATGGAAACCGCACCCATGCCGCAGAGTTGCTCGAAATCAGCCTGCGAGCGCTTCTTTACAAGATTAAAGAATATAACCTGCAGGGATGA
- a CDS encoding ferredoxin translates to MSSIPVVDQEACIGCEVCTQICPEVFRMEEVAGSGHGHDHKSVVYNPTGAPAKKIEEAMDNCPVACIYWS, encoded by the coding sequence ATGTCATCCATTCCCGTCGTGGATCAGGAGGCCTGCATCGGCTGCGAGGTCTGCACCCAGATCTGTCCAGAAGTGTTCCGTATGGAAGAAGTGGCCGGTTCCGGCCATGGTCATGACCACAAATCGGTGGTTTACAACCCGACCGGGGCACCGGCGAAAAAGATCGAAGAGGCGATGGACAACTGCCCGGTCGCCTGTATTTACTGGTCCTGA
- a CDS encoding pilus assembly PilX family protein: MRKYVFAPMTNQNGAALVLVLTMLAVLMILCSFALDTSTLEVKIANNDRAARQALYAAERGVFYALDNLNDGLNLNDHVAPSGNTYAEDIRIDRSALFNPDPDEDEKSGATILTTGPPPTGSGMDATTASGFQMVYYAVEAYGVFPEGAPNPSRAGVEMQVGRIISK, from the coding sequence ATGCGTAAATACGTTTTTGCCCCAATGACCAATCAGAACGGTGCGGCGCTGGTCCTGGTTCTCACCATGCTGGCAGTGCTGATGATCCTGTGTTCCTTCGCCCTGGATACCTCAACCCTTGAAGTCAAAATCGCCAACAACGACCGGGCCGCCCGGCAGGCGCTTTATGCCGCGGAGCGCGGTGTGTTTTATGCGCTCGATAATTTAAACGACGGCTTGAACTTAAATGACCATGTAGCACCAAGCGGTAATACGTATGCAGAGGATATCCGCATTGACCGCAGCGCTCTCTTTAACCCCGATCCCGATGAGGATGAAAAGAGTGGGGCCACAATTCTCACCACCGGGCCACCCCCAACAGGTTCGGGGATGGATGCCACCACCGCCAGTGGTTTTCAGATGGTGTACTATGCGGTCGAAGCCTACGGGGTTTTTCCTGAAGGTGCGCCCAACCCGTCGCGTGCCGGGGTTGAAATGCAGGTGGGGCGCATCATTTCAAAATAA
- a CDS encoding GspH/FimT family pseudopilin, with protein MLIRRRGGFALIEMIVVVGLISLLTYIGYPYYKVFMRNAAYRSAAREVASSMRTARTEAITQNREQSLAIDLGSNQIRYRGSEKKVSSLVDLRAASDPGDETDCSQTDGEITLRFYPNGTVNRAASICILNKAKDPDHKFTTRLLSPTTGSVEVVRP; from the coding sequence ATGCTGATACGTCGCCGGGGAGGTTTCGCCCTCATCGAAATGATCGTGGTCGTCGGCCTGATCTCGCTGCTGACCTATATCGGCTATCCCTATTACAAGGTTTTTATGCGCAACGCGGCGTATCGGTCCGCCGCACGTGAGGTGGCCTCGTCTATGCGTACAGCGCGCACCGAGGCAATTACCCAGAATCGTGAGCAAAGCCTGGCAATCGATCTAGGAAGTAACCAAATCCGATATCGGGGAAGCGAGAAAAAGGTTTCCTCCCTGGTTGATCTGCGCGCGGCCTCAGACCCCGGCGATGAAACAGACTGTTCACAGACGGACGGAGAGATCACTCTGCGCTTTTATCCCAACGGAACGGTCAATCGTGCTGCCTCCATCTGTATTCTGAACAAGGCCAAAGACCCCGACCACAAATTCACCACCCGCCTTCTTTCCCCGACCACCGGCAGTGTAGAGGTTGTTCGCCCCTGA
- a CDS encoding sensor histidine kinase, which yields MIMGLRAQIVLTTTLLVCAGLLLSSVFLLKVLEESLRQERVDRVVTLLRVVSWQGLTESAGRPPVDNVLQRFSGEMDLLEHGLFDSSLQKRSGGLSPGENATDLRHVLASGTMMTRIETPRGLRALMPGATGGFFDVILPLHGDQNGRSVLSARFSLDGVAQRVALARNAALLLVAGFSVVLVAFGVYLIDRSVIGPTRRLMEATSAIAEGRLSHQLDVQGPREIAQLTSSFNSMTEALEHSRRQADQTIESLHQANRELSETQGHLARSQKMAAVGHLAAGMAHEIGNPLGAAMGYLGMIKGESAGTQFLDLVQYTQNELERIDKLVRDLLDFARPGEDASQAIFDPSDAAHEAVTLLTHQGLFKGSMRLVDEIPEELPPVRAQRHKLVQIFTNLLLNARDACSNAGTVAVKGRVEASWIVFEVEDDGPGMNEEVAAQIFDPFFTTKEPGKGRGLGLFFCHKAVEQMGGRLDVVSETGCGSRFVLRLPVHGEEGAA from the coding sequence ATGATCATGGGATTGCGTGCCCAGATCGTACTTACCACAACCCTTCTGGTATGTGCCGGTCTGCTTCTTTCGAGCGTTTTTCTCCTCAAGGTACTGGAGGAATCTCTGCGACAGGAGAGGGTGGATCGTGTGGTGACCCTCCTCAGGGTAGTGTCCTGGCAGGGCCTGACGGAGAGCGCCGGCAGGCCCCCTGTCGACAATGTGCTGCAGCGTTTTTCCGGGGAGATGGATCTGCTGGAACATGGCCTGTTCGACTCTTCCCTGCAGAAGCGCAGCGGCGGTTTGTCGCCCGGTGAGAATGCTACAGATCTACGGCACGTCCTTGCGTCCGGTACAATGATGACCCGCATCGAGACGCCCCGAGGTCTGCGCGCCCTGATGCCCGGTGCGACCGGCGGATTTTTCGATGTGATTCTGCCCCTGCACGGCGATCAAAACGGCAGGAGCGTCCTGTCGGCCCGTTTTTCCCTGGACGGTGTCGCGCAGCGCGTGGCCTTGGCTCGCAACGCGGCTCTTTTGCTGGTTGCGGGTTTTAGCGTAGTTCTTGTCGCCTTCGGTGTCTACTTGATCGACCGGTCGGTGATCGGGCCCACCCGCCGTTTGATGGAGGCGACTTCGGCAATCGCAGAAGGCCGCCTTTCCCACCAGTTGGATGTGCAGGGACCCCGTGAAATCGCCCAATTGACCTCCTCGTTCAATTCCATGACGGAAGCGCTCGAGCACAGCCGTCGCCAGGCGGACCAGACCATCGAGTCTCTGCATCAAGCCAACCGCGAACTCTCCGAAACACAAGGTCATCTCGCGCGTTCGCAGAAGATGGCTGCCGTCGGGCATCTGGCTGCCGGAATGGCTCATGAAATCGGCAACCCCCTTGGCGCGGCTATGGGGTATTTGGGGATGATCAAAGGCGAATCCGCTGGAACGCAATTCCTGGACCTCGTCCAGTACACGCAGAATGAGCTGGAGCGCATCGATAAGCTGGTGCGCGATCTGCTCGATTTTGCCCGTCCGGGTGAGGACGCCTCGCAGGCCATTTTCGATCCGAGCGACGCTGCCCATGAAGCCGTAACCCTTTTAACCCACCAGGGGCTGTTCAAGGGATCGATGAGGTTGGTCGATGAAATCCCCGAGGAGCTGCCTCCCGTGCGAGCCCAGCGGCATAAACTGGTGCAGATTTTCACCAATCTGCTGCTCAATGCTCGTGATGCATGCAGCAACGCGGGAACTGTCGCTGTGAAAGGGCGAGTTGAGGCATCCTGGATCGTTTTCGAAGTCGAAGATGACGGACCGGGGATGAACGAAGAGGTGGCGGCACAGATCTTCGACCCGTTTTTCACCACCAAGGAGCCGGGCAAGGGGCGGGGACTTGGCCTGTTCTTCTGCCATAAGGCTGTTGAGCAGATGGGTGGGCGCCTCGATGTGGTATCCGAGACAGGTTGTGGCAGCCGGTTCGTTCTGAGGCTGCCGGTACACGGAGAGGAGGGGGCTGCATGA
- a CDS encoding PilC/PilY family type IV pilus protein has product MKSFSRFIILICVFLVIALGPLTVAAAPDDYVGDSAIFGGATAAVRPNVLIILDTSGSMNDHIEVTLTDRGEIDTYDSTTNYRDTDSCGSDRNDDCRRDTIYKCWEWDGSRCEEWRTTSATLNSLENSCGNGPGVLSSEGIWQTSQYDIGDRGSCTLNILANNTYATGNYINWQRGGGASDDNVVRMAKIDIAKRVLSDLIANTAGVDFGLMKFHYKRNARGEDAAKGGEFVSDAGYVTTIKDMDATHVPPRTNREKFLEVIGRITAEGWTPLAESLYEAGRYFRGEPSAFHDNVSYSSPISARCQANYVIVVTDGMSRHDRHPVLAENIGDQDNDGFEPRNDPDKDYGSYRAEELYGSDYLDDVAKYLFENDHSDLPGIQNIITYTVGFGEVGADAGAVKLLNETIFHGTGGALSQAYLAMDMADLKKALTDILTDIKKANTAFAAPVVPAAPQNRNASGQRVYFGLFQPTNDGRWHGNLKKYGINQKGQLLESDDRTVAVDADGRIRDNATSFWSHSADGREVAEGGAGHLLPLRDLTSNHPVDGRRRIFTNLGDSPLLTDAANAFEVANPNLREELSALGDADFSNLIRFVHGVDVFDDDDDGQITDNRPWILGDILHASPAVVHYADYEFTLAKEADPTLNKSVIFLAANDGQLHAFRDADGKELWSFIPNILLKDLKYLRDGHHTYFVDMAPSLFIFNPGEDDLSVDDGDRVILLFGLRRGSGKDNLLAAQERGAYYALDVSDPTAPRLLWELTRDDSGFEELGETWSQPSLVRMRIQEDTVVRDLLVAVFGAGYDNNEDLRFGSTQGFPIVDDDTDTTLPTGDAGDVISSADGAQHNPRGRGLFAVTVGTFDSNAVGAFFNPAESVEKIWSHTFAENEEMTFGIPSEVAALDVNHDGYVDRFYVGDTGGFLWRIEARNINPDAWRVDRIFDANGADPSEVGRKFFHRPSVTVERNGQAMIFIGSGDQAHPLNEGVVDRLYAIKDPVPSVPDADHIYTRDESDLVDVTKNLLQEDDPDVPVTDILTALYAEDGWFIRLNENDGEKVLSSPLVFNRVAYYTTFASEAPVADDPCDTGNLGVARVYAVNYLTGEAVFNYDLNNDIDEDMVNNDRALNSAGEVLRRSDRVKTLGSGIPSGARVMITESGEVKVVIGTDGGLQIEDTLPGGGLIPLYWRQR; this is encoded by the coding sequence ATGAAGTCATTTTCCCGGTTTATAATCTTGATCTGTGTTTTTCTGGTCATTGCTTTGGGTCCACTGACCGTTGCCGCCGCACCGGACGATTACGTGGGCGACAGCGCCATTTTTGGCGGAGCCACTGCCGCGGTCAGGCCCAACGTGCTGATTATTCTCGATACTTCGGGCAGCATGAACGACCATATCGAGGTGACCCTGACGGACAGAGGGGAGATCGACACCTATGACTCGACCACCAACTACCGCGACACCGATTCCTGCGGGAGCGATCGCAATGACGACTGCCGCCGCGATACGATCTATAAGTGCTGGGAATGGGACGGGTCCCGCTGTGAAGAGTGGCGCACGACCAGCGCCACTCTCAACTCTCTCGAAAATTCCTGCGGCAACGGCCCCGGGGTGCTTTCCTCCGAGGGCATCTGGCAGACGTCCCAGTATGATATCGGCGACAGGGGAAGCTGTACGCTGAATATTTTGGCCAACAATACCTACGCGACGGGAAACTATATCAATTGGCAGCGCGGTGGGGGGGCCTCTGATGACAATGTGGTCAGAATGGCCAAGATCGACATTGCCAAGCGCGTCCTTTCCGACCTGATTGCCAATACCGCCGGCGTTGATTTCGGGTTGATGAAATTTCACTACAAGCGCAACGCTCGGGGGGAAGATGCCGCCAAAGGCGGTGAATTCGTCTCCGATGCCGGTTATGTCACAACGATCAAGGATATGGACGCCACTCATGTCCCGCCGCGCACCAACCGCGAGAAATTCCTTGAGGTTATCGGACGCATCACCGCTGAGGGATGGACGCCCCTGGCCGAATCCCTTTATGAGGCTGGGCGCTACTTCCGTGGCGAGCCCAGCGCTTTCCATGACAATGTCAGCTACAGCTCACCGATCAGTGCGCGCTGCCAGGCCAATTATGTCATCGTCGTTACCGATGGGATGTCGCGTCACGACCGCCACCCTGTGCTTGCGGAAAATATCGGCGATCAGGACAATGACGGCTTTGAGCCCCGCAATGACCCGGATAAGGATTACGGTTCCTACCGGGCCGAAGAATTATATGGTTCGGACTACCTCGACGATGTCGCCAAGTACCTGTTCGAGAATGACCATTCCGATCTGCCGGGAATCCAGAATATCATCACCTACACCGTCGGTTTCGGGGAGGTCGGCGCCGACGCCGGGGCGGTTAAACTCCTGAACGAAACCATTTTTCACGGTACCGGCGGAGCGCTCAGCCAGGCTTATCTGGCGATGGACATGGCAGATCTGAAAAAGGCCCTTACGGATATTCTGACCGACATTAAAAAGGCCAATACAGCTTTCGCGGCCCCCGTTGTTCCCGCGGCCCCGCAGAACCGCAACGCCAGTGGACAACGGGTCTATTTTGGACTGTTTCAGCCGACCAATGACGGCCGCTGGCACGGCAACCTCAAGAAATACGGCATCAACCAGAAGGGGCAACTTCTGGAGAGCGATGACAGAACAGTCGCTGTTGACGCCGATGGTCGGATCAGGGACAACGCTACATCCTTCTGGAGTCATTCCGCCGACGGACGGGAAGTTGCCGAAGGCGGCGCCGGGCATCTGTTGCCCTTGCGCGACCTGACCTCCAACCATCCTGTTGACGGTCGCCGCCGAATTTTCACCAATCTCGGCGACAGCCCGTTGCTGACCGATGCCGCAAACGCTTTTGAAGTCGCAAACCCTAATCTGCGAGAGGAGCTATCTGCCCTTGGAGATGCGGATTTTTCCAACCTGATCCGGTTCGTTCACGGTGTCGATGTTTTTGATGATGACGATGATGGTCAAATCACCGACAATCGCCCCTGGATTCTCGGTGACATTCTGCATGCCTCACCGGCTGTCGTTCATTACGCCGATTACGAATTTACCCTCGCCAAAGAAGCTGATCCAACCCTCAACAAATCGGTTATTTTTCTCGCTGCCAACGACGGCCAGCTTCATGCTTTTCGCGACGCGGACGGCAAGGAGCTCTGGTCATTTATTCCCAATATTCTCCTGAAGGATCTTAAATATCTGCGCGACGGGCATCACACCTATTTCGTCGATATGGCCCCTTCCCTGTTCATCTTCAATCCCGGCGAAGATGACCTTTCAGTGGATGATGGAGATAGAGTGATCCTTCTGTTCGGGCTGCGTCGCGGGTCAGGCAAGGACAACCTGCTGGCAGCTCAGGAGAGAGGCGCCTATTATGCGCTGGATGTCTCGGATCCGACTGCCCCGCGCCTGCTCTGGGAGCTCACCCGCGACGACAGCGGGTTCGAAGAACTGGGCGAAACCTGGAGTCAGCCCTCGCTGGTGCGGATGCGGATTCAAGAGGACACTGTTGTCCGTGATTTGTTGGTCGCGGTATTCGGTGCTGGTTACGACAACAATGAGGATTTGCGTTTTGGGAGCACTCAGGGCTTCCCCATTGTGGATGATGACACGGACACGACTCTTCCCACAGGTGATGCCGGCGATGTGATCAGCAGCGCAGACGGCGCTCAGCACAATCCGAGAGGTCGTGGGTTGTTTGCGGTCACGGTAGGAACATTCGATAGCAATGCTGTCGGTGCTTTTTTCAATCCGGCGGAATCGGTTGAGAAAATCTGGAGCCACACCTTTGCCGAAAATGAAGAGATGACTTTCGGCATCCCATCTGAAGTGGCTGCCCTCGACGTCAACCATGACGGCTATGTCGATCGTTTTTATGTCGGAGATACCGGCGGGTTTCTCTGGCGCATCGAAGCCCGCAATATCAACCCTGATGCCTGGCGGGTTGACCGGATTTTCGATGCAAACGGGGCAGACCCCTCCGAAGTGGGGCGCAAATTTTTCCACCGCCCTTCCGTGACGGTGGAACGCAACGGCCAGGCGATGATCTTCATCGGCAGCGGCGATCAGGCCCATCCACTCAATGAGGGTGTTGTCGATCGGCTTTACGCCATCAAAGATCCGGTCCCTTCAGTGCCCGATGCAGACCACATCTATACCCGGGATGAATCTGATCTTGTGGATGTGACCAAGAACCTGCTGCAGGAGGATGACCCCGACGTCCCCGTCACCGATATTCTGACCGCCCTATACGCTGAAGACGGCTGGTTTATCCGTTTGAATGAAAACGACGGTGAGAAAGTGCTCTCTTCCCCGCTGGTGTTCAATCGCGTCGCCTACTATACGACCTTCGCCTCAGAGGCCCCGGTGGCCGATGACCCCTGTGACACCGGCAATCTCGGTGTCGCCCGCGTCTACGCCGTCAATTATCTCACCGGCGAGGCGGTTTTCAACTATGATCTGAACAATGACATAGATGAAGATATGGTTAACAATGACCGTGCGCTGAATTCCGCCGGCGAGGTGTTGCGACGTTCGGATCGGGTCAAAACCCTCGGGTCCGGCATCCCCAGCGGGGCGAGAGTGATGATCACCGAAAGCGGAGAAGTCAAGGTCGTTATCGGCACCGATGGTGGACTTCAAATTGAAGATACCTTGCCGGGCGGTGGCCTCATTCCCCTTTACTGGAGACAACGGTGA
- a CDS encoding pilus assembly PilX family protein: MDLKKTGTSASRSLGVRRLLRTRLSDERGMALVLAVSMLLILTVLGMVAWNSSTRQLVPAGLQQAEYQAFFAAQRGIEYALNRDILLNMSGSVDLASNAHKPYIDAGNTKAAGRGEITEGEIADGGAGVVPLRLRSRYGSEFGANYYFISVRGEGPGGRSQDVETQVVRMYRHDDDSIFRTSGGG; this comes from the coding sequence ATGGATTTAAAAAAAACAGGAACTAGTGCTTCGCGATCGCTTGGGGTGCGACGTCTTCTACGTACCCGTTTGTCCGATGAACGTGGTATGGCGCTAGTCCTGGCTGTTTCCATGCTGTTGATCCTGACGGTCCTTGGCATGGTGGCGTGGAATTCATCAACCAGGCAGCTTGTTCCGGCAGGGCTTCAGCAGGCGGAATACCAGGCTTTTTTTGCTGCCCAGCGTGGCATTGAGTACGCCCTCAATCGCGACATCCTGCTGAACATGAGCGGCTCGGTTGATCTCGCTTCGAATGCCCATAAGCCTTATATCGACGCCGGCAACACCAAGGCCGCCGGTCGGGGTGAGATTACGGAGGGGGAGATTGCCGATGGCGGAGCCGGTGTGGTGCCGCTGCGATTGAGGTCCCGCTACGGTTCAGAGTTTGGCGCCAATTACTACTTCATCTCCGTGCGTGGCGAAGGGCCGGGCGGACGGAGTCAGGACGTAGAAACCCAGGTGGTGCGTATGTACCGCCATGACGACGATTCGATTTTCCGGACCTCCGGGGGAGGCTGA